The following are encoded in a window of Castanea sativa cultivar Marrone di Chiusa Pesio chromosome 9, ASM4071231v1 genomic DNA:
- the LOC142611011 gene encoding serine/threonine-protein kinase Nek6-like codes for METDNGDSKSKMEDYEVMEQIGRGAFGAAFLVLHKIEKKKYVLKKIRLAKQTEKFKRTAHQEMNLIAQLNNPYIVQYKDAWVEKGDCICIVTGYCEGGDMAENIKKARGIFFPEEKLCKWLTQLLLAVDYLHSNRVLHRDLKCSNIFLTKENDVRLGDFGLAKLLNTEELTSSVVGTPNYMCPELLADIPYGYKSDIWSLGCCMFEIAAHQPAFRAPDMAGLINKINRSSISPLPIAYSSTMKQLIKSMLRKNPEHRPTAAELLRHPHLQQYLLRCRNPSSVFLPIKPLNNSKEKGSRKSLSSRPSIGKDKEKEAGVLDPLEDNLSERNSDVQPSLLPDSGKPMVTASAEDNLETKKIDHNIYTVEISNAINGSRDVSTDSEAIVCNGDNQADFVNAPEEGRTNIETNLGSTLNSLHEERENNTEEIKQLKDVNITTVTTKDETFCNPAQKEAEVEVKCAKPEKFCNQVQEDTEAESEFVKPGNQVPDETEAEGKVATPVDSGKLTMSCAGCTNKDGSLDDESSLSAEQIVENKPDVESRTIQQRESPDAYTEASHMDYTLSESNDTLPFKDKVRAKTDNFSCSLQTEKDDAHVNNQAPSDISLLSTLTAIGGDETKSEWDNPCQQRADALESLLELCAQLLKQDKLDELAGVLRPFGEEAVSSRETAIWLTKSLMSAQKFNGGT; via the exons ATGAACTTAATTGCTCAACTAAATAATCCATATATTGTGCAGTACAAAGATGCTTGGGTAGAGAAG GGAGACTGTATATGCATTGTAACTGGCTATTGTGAAGGAGGAGACAT GgctgaaaacattaaaaaagcTAGAGGCATATTTTTTCCAGAGGAG AAGCTTTGCAAATGGCTGACTCAGTTGTTGCTAGCTGTGGACTACCTGCACTCCAATCGTGTACTTCACAGAGATCTTAAG TGTTCCAACATATTCCTAACAAAGGAGAATGACGTCCGGCTTG GTGACTTTGGACTCGCAAAACTACTGAACACGGAAGAGCTTACGTCCTCG gTTGTTGGAACTCCTAACTACATGTGTCCTGAGCTCCTGGCAGACATTCCTTATGGTTACAAATCTGATATATGGTCGCTTG GCTGCTGTATGTTTGAAATCGCTGCTCATCAACCAGCATTCAGAGCTCCT GACATGGCTGGACTcatcaacaaaataaacagatcCTCCATTTCTCCACTCCCAATTGCATATTCCTCCACAAT GAAACAACTTATCAAGAGCATGCTGCGGAAGAACCCAGAACACAGACCAACT GCAGCAGAACTTTTGAGGCATCCACATTTACAACAATATCTCCTCCGTTGCCGTAATCCTTCTTCTGTTTTTCTACCAATCAAGCCCTTAAACAATTCCAAGGAGAAGGGATCGAGAAAGTCATTATCTAGTAGACCTAGCATTggcaaagacaaagaaaaagaggcTGGAGTACTAGATCCACTTGAAGACAACCTATCTGAAAGAAACTCTGATGTGCAGCCAAGCTTACTGCCTGACAGTGGCAAGCCAATGGTGACAGCTAGTGCAGAAGACAACTTAGAGACAAAGAAGATTGATCATAACATCTATACAGTTGAAATATCTAATGCTATCAATGGTTCAAGAGATGTGTCAACTGATTCTGAAGCAATAGTTTGCAATGGAGACAACCAAGCAGACTTTGTAAATGCACCTGAAGAGGGGAGGACTAACATTGAGACTAACTTGGGGAGTACACTGAATTCTCTGCATGAGGAACGGGAAAACAATACTGAAGAAATTAAACAATTGAAAGATGTTAATATCACAACTGTGACCACAAAGGATGAAACATTTTGCAACCCAGctcaaaaagaagctgaagtAGAGGTTAAGTGTGCTAAACCTGAGAAATTTTGCAACCAAGTTCAAGAAGACACTGAAGCTGAGAGCGAGTTTGTTAAACCAGGGAACCAAGTGCCTGACGAAACTGAAGCAGAGGGCAAGGTTGCTACACCAGTGGATTCTGGGAAGTTGACAATGTCCTGTGCAGGATGCACCAATAAAGATGGTTCCCTTGATGATGAAAGTTCATTGTCAGCTGAGCAAATTGTTGAAAATAAACCTGATGTAGAGTCCAGAACTATACAACAAAGGGAAAGTCCTGATGCATACACCGAAGCTTCACACATGGATTACACATTGTCTGAAAGTAATGATACACTTCCATTTAAAGATAAAGTAAGAGCAAAAACAGATAACTTTAGCTGCTCTTTGCAGACAGAGAAAGATGATGCTCATGTAAATAATCAGGCACCTAGTGACATCTCTTTACTGAGTACACTTACTGCAATTGGTGGTGATGAAACCAAAAGTGAGTGGGATAATCCCTGCCAGCAAAGAGCGGATGCTCTGGAGTCTCTGCTTGAGCTATGTGCGCAGCTACTTAAGCAGGACAAGCTTGATGAGCTTGCTGGTGTACTAAGACCATTTGGAGAAGAAGCAGTCTCATCTAGAGAAACAGCAATTTGGTTGACAAAGAGCCTCATGTCTGCACAAAAATTTAATGGAGGAACCTAA